A genomic segment from Thermostichus lividus PCC 6715 encodes:
- a CDS encoding DUF1816 domain-containing protein codes for MVGDNNTTFTGWLANVVNEIGLAWWVKVETQQPHCIYYFGPFLTPAEADKEKDGYLEDLKAEGAEGFDVEVLRCRPQDLTIDEEMAKKPLMPLSSAVP; via the coding sequence ATGGTTGGCGATAATAACACAACCTTTACTGGCTGGCTGGCCAATGTTGTCAATGAAATTGGTTTAGCGTGGTGGGTCAAGGTTGAAACACAGCAGCCCCACTGCATCTACTACTTTGGGCCGTTTCTCACTCCAGCCGAAGCCGATAAGGAAAAGGACGGTTACCTTGAAGATTTGAAAGCAGAAGGTGCTGAAGGCTTTGATGTCGAAGTATTGCGGTGTCGGCCTCAGGATCTGACAATTGATGAGGAAATGGCAAAAAAGCCTCTGATGCCCCTTAGTTCTGCCGTGCCTTAA
- a CDS encoding DUF2085 domain-containing protein, whose translation MNRRRSPASLWLDTLLAALLLGPLLAPFLAASQFLFLPRIAHIIYTMGNHVCPQPEMGVVLAPPWTMAVCMRCYGTLMAVLLTRVWIGRSPAAQEWYWLHQYGGRGWAVAILLMLFYPLEWALQHYGVWDYSNWVVFPFGAIAGLGLGLLIMPRLYPKASLAASH comes from the coding sequence ATGAACCGACGGCGATCGCCCGCCTCGCTCTGGCTAGACACCCTTCTTGCTGCTCTACTCCTTGGGCCGTTGTTGGCTCCATTCTTAGCGGCCAGTCAGTTTCTGTTTTTACCCCGGATTGCCCACATTATCTACACCATGGGGAACCACGTCTGTCCCCAACCAGAGATGGGCGTGGTGTTGGCACCCCCTTGGACGATGGCTGTGTGTATGCGCTGTTATGGGACGTTGATGGCCGTCTTGCTGACCCGCGTGTGGATTGGGCGATCGCCCGCCGCTCAGGAATGGTACTGGCTGCATCAGTACGGGGGCCGTGGCTGGGCAGTTGCCATCCTGTTAATGTTGTTTTACCCCCTAGAGTGGGCATTACAACACTACGGTGTCTGGGACTACTCTAACTGGGTGGTCTTTCCCTTTGGCGCGATCGCTGGCTTAGGGCTTGGCCTGTTAATCATGCCGCGCCTATACCCCAAAGCTTCCTTGGCGGCGTCCCATTGA
- the glnA gene encoding type I glutamate--ammonia ligase, producing MATPQEILDLINSKYELIDLKFIDMPGTWQHLTVHKSQLNESSFSDGVAFDGSSIRGWKAINESDMMMVPDPETAWEDPFMKEPTLSMICTIKDPRTGELYDRCPRSIATRAIEYLKATGIGDTAFFGPEAEFFVFDDVRYDQNQKSGYYYIDSAEGLWNTGREEDGGNLGYKIRGKEGYFPVAPTDTLQDLRTEMLLTMAKCGVPIEKHHHEVATGGQCELGLRFGTLIQAADWLMTYKYCVKNVARKHGKVATFMPKPVFNDNGSGMHTHQSIWKDGQPLFWGDGYANLSQTALWYIGGILKHAPALLAFTNPTTNSYKRLVPGFEAPVNLAYSQGNRSASVRIPLTGTNPKAKRLEFRCPDATSNPYLAFAAMLCAGIDGIKNQIDPGSPLDVDIYDLSPEELAKIPSTPGSLMAALENLQKDHSFLTAGGVFSEDFILNWIQYKLDTEVIPMSLRPHPYEFALYFDA from the coding sequence ATGGCAACGCCCCAAGAAATCCTTGATTTGATCAACAGCAAGTACGAGTTAATCGACTTGAAATTTATTGACATGCCCGGAACATGGCAACACTTGACCGTTCACAAGAGCCAATTAAATGAAAGCTCGTTTAGCGATGGTGTTGCCTTTGACGGCTCCAGCATTCGCGGTTGGAAAGCCATCAACGAATCCGACATGATGATGGTGCCCGATCCTGAGACAGCGTGGGAAGATCCCTTCATGAAAGAACCCACCCTCAGCATGATCTGCACTATTAAAGACCCTCGCACTGGTGAACTCTACGATCGCTGTCCCCGCTCCATTGCCACCCGTGCCATTGAATACCTAAAAGCCACTGGCATTGGCGATACGGCATTCTTTGGGCCAGAAGCTGAGTTTTTCGTCTTTGATGATGTTCGCTACGACCAAAATCAAAAATCGGGCTACTACTATATTGATAGCGCTGAAGGTCTTTGGAACACTGGCCGTGAAGAAGACGGTGGCAACCTTGGCTACAAAATCCGCGGCAAAGAAGGGTATTTCCCCGTTGCGCCAACGGATACCCTCCAAGACTTGCGTACGGAAATGCTCTTAACGATGGCCAAATGTGGGGTACCCATTGAAAAACACCACCACGAAGTGGCAACGGGGGGTCAGTGCGAGTTGGGTCTGCGCTTTGGCACCCTTATTCAAGCAGCAGACTGGCTGATGACCTATAAGTATTGTGTCAAGAACGTGGCGCGCAAGCACGGTAAAGTGGCTACCTTCATGCCCAAGCCAGTGTTCAATGACAATGGCTCCGGCATGCACACCCACCAATCGATTTGGAAAGATGGTCAGCCGCTCTTTTGGGGCGATGGCTATGCCAACCTCAGCCAAACCGCTCTTTGGTACATTGGTGGTATTCTTAAGCATGCCCCAGCGCTGTTGGCCTTCACCAACCCGACGACTAACTCCTACAAGCGTCTAGTGCCGGGGTTTGAAGCACCGGTGAACTTAGCCTACTCCCAAGGCAACCGCTCCGCGTCTGTGCGGATTCCGCTGACCGGCACAAACCCGAAAGCAAAGCGCTTAGAGTTTCGCTGCCCCGATGCCACCAGTAACCCCTACTTAGCCTTTGCCGCCATGCTGTGTGCAGGGATTGACGGTATTAAAAATCAAATTGATCCTGGTAGCCCGCTGGATGTCGATATCTACGACCTCAGCCCTGAAGAGCTGGCCAAAATTCCCTCTACCCCTGGTTCTTTGATGGCAGCGCTAGAAAATCTGCAAAAGGATCATAGCTTCTTGACCGCTGGTGGGGTCTTTAGCGAAGACTTTATCCTCAACTGGATTCAGTACAAACTCGACACCGAAGTGATTCCGATGTCACTGCGTCCCCATCCCTACGAGTTTGCCCTTTACTTCGATGCCTAG